In a genomic window of Salminus brasiliensis chromosome 12, fSalBra1.hap2, whole genome shotgun sequence:
- the cnp gene encoding uncharacterized protein cnp — protein MEVDQNQEVPEAVAESQAEEKESPAPEEPKPEEVNETPASPPEAAESQVKTPEPEMETTGNAPEVEPAEASSPPESVKVTESAEVAVSAAAAAEEVKAVVSEVEKPAEKKPENEVVEQKAAEEPEKKPEAVEKPATESEQKVEAGDAGKADPAAAKEAESTEKAGGEAPETEGEKPSEAEGDKAELPKEAAQQPKEPELPEFFGWFLLTEVEERIKCSTMDFLKTLDTLEAFKKHLNEFTGEAEKEVDLEQYFQNQGPLHCTTKFCDYGKAEGSKEYAEQQVVKDSLGSSAELSVVGLMVTPRTFGGHVALTPEQLELWPAGADKEGVPESSLPTVEGLPAGSRAHVTLGCAAEVEAVQTGLDLLEILALKSESQEPVAVEELELGTLSYYGQGRWYLTLREAVTCDTTFSSFSEDKRPAEPAKKEGGEKKKKPKCSIL, from the exons ATGGAAGTCGATCAGAATCAGGAAGTTCCAGAGGCTGTCGCCGAGTCACAGGCCGAAGAGAAGGAATCGCCCGCTCCTGAGGAGCCCAAGCCTGAGGAGGTGAACGAGACCCCCGCGAGTCCTCCAGAGGCAGCGGAATCACAGGTGAAAACGCCTGAACCAGAGATGGAGACCACAGGGAACGCACCAGAGGTGGAGCCTGCTGAAGCCAGCTCACCTCCTGAGTCAGTCAAAGTAACCGAAAGCGCGGAAGTGGCGGTGTCCGCTGCCGCAGCAGCTGAGGAGGTCAAGGCAGTTGTTTCAGAGGTGGAGAAGCCTGCTGAGAAAAAGCCAGAGAATGAAGTAGTGGAACAGAAGGCCGCCGAAGAGCCAGAGAAGAAACCGGAAGCTGTTGAGAAGCCCGCTACCGAGTCCGAACAGAAGGTGGAAGCCGGGGATGCTGGAAAAGCAGACCCTGCTGCCGCAAAGGAAGCAGAGTCGACAGAGAAAGCAGGTGGCGAAGCACCGGAGACAGAGGGCGAAAAGCCGTCGGAGGCTGAGGGGGACAAGGCTGAGCTCCCGAAAGAGGCGGCGCAGCAGCCCAAAGAGCCAGAGCTTCCAGAGTTCTTTGGCTGGTTCCTGCTAACAGAGGTTGAGGAGAGGATTAAATGCTCCACTATGGACTTCCTCAAGACCCTGGACACTCTGGAGGCCTTCAAGAAACATCTTAATGAGT TTACTGGAGAAGCAGAGAAAGAGGTGGACCTTGAGCAGTACTTCCAAAACCAAGGACCGCTCCACTGCACGACCAAGTTCTGTGACTATGGAAAGGCAGAGGGGTCAAAAGAATATGCTGAACAACAG GTGGTGAAGGACTCACTGGGCAGTTCAGCAGAGCTGTCCGTCGTAGGTCTCATGGTCACCCCTCGTACGTTCGGAGGCCACGTGGCGCTGACTCCGGAGCAGCTGGAGCTGTGGCCCGCGGGGGCTGACAAAGAGGGTGTCCCCGAGTCCTCCCTGCCCACTGTAGAGGGTCTCCCAGCAGGCAGCCGCGCCCACGTCACCTTGGGTTGCGCAGCGGAGGTGGAGGCGGTTCAGACCGGCCTGGACCTCCTGGAGATCCTGGCCCTTAAGAGCGAGAGCCAGGAGCCAGTGGCTGTcgaggagctggagctgggcACACTCTCCTACTACGGCCAGGGCCGCTGGTACCTGACCTTGAGGGAGGCAGTTACGTGCGACACCactttctccagcttctccGAAGACAAGCGCCCCGCTGAACCGGCCAAGAAGGAGGGTGgcgagaagaagaagaagccaaagTGCTCCATTCTGTGA